In one window of Cellulophaga sp. HaHa_2_95 DNA:
- a CDS encoding WbqC family protein → MKVLMHPGYFLNLTNFAVIAQKDIIWEVSGNYQKQSFRNRCNIANDRGFHTLSIPIKHNGKNKGANAYAEVLIDNKYAWQRQHWRTLQTAYRTSPFFEFYEDEISELYTKTFDSLLEFNLRTIEIACECLQLDMPAIKTKIFHKNPEDDSHDGRYLIDAKKQVNIPQEPYVQVFGDRNGFIDNLSILDLLFNEGTNALSYLEQMPLDFLDA, encoded by the coding sequence ATGAAAGTTTTAATGCATCCAGGTTATTTTCTGAACCTGACCAATTTTGCAGTAATCGCCCAAAAAGATATTATTTGGGAAGTATCTGGGAATTATCAAAAGCAAAGTTTCAGAAACCGTTGTAATATTGCGAATGATCGTGGCTTTCATACTTTAAGTATTCCTATCAAACACAACGGAAAGAATAAAGGGGCAAACGCGTATGCAGAGGTTTTAATTGACAATAAGTATGCATGGCAACGTCAGCACTGGCGAACCCTACAAACCGCTTATAGAACATCTCCGTTCTTTGAGTTCTATGAAGATGAAATATCTGAATTATATACTAAAACTTTTGACTCACTACTAGAATTTAATCTTAGAACGATAGAAATTGCTTGTGAATGTTTACAACTAGACATGCCAGCAATTAAAACAAAAATCTTTCACAAGAATCCAGAAGATGACAGTCATGATGGCCGCTACCTCATAGATGCAAAAAAACAAGTAAACATTCCTCAAGAACCTTATGTTCAAGTATTTGGAGACCGAAATGGCTTCATTGATAATTTAAGCATCCTAGACTTACTCTTTAATGAAGGTACCAATGCCCTAAGCTATCTAGAGCAAATGCCACTTGATTTTTTAGATGCTTAG
- a CDS encoding DUF6122 family protein, whose protein sequence is MLRFIAHYGIHFIVPILIGVLFFKRETRARAIIILLAAILIDVDHLFAARIFDPNRCSINFHFFHQYWAIAIYFGLLFFKKTRIFGIALLLHIVADATDCYLMQLEVK, encoded by the coding sequence ATGCTTAGGTTTATAGCCCATTACGGAATTCATTTTATAGTGCCCATTCTTATCGGTGTTCTCTTTTTCAAAAGAGAAACTAGAGCTAGGGCCATTATTATACTATTAGCCGCAATTTTAATTGATGTTGATCATCTTTTTGCTGCACGTATATTTGATCCCAATAGATGTAGTATCAATTTTCATTTCTTTCATCAATACTGGGCTATAGCCATTTACTTTGGATTACTGTTTTTTAAGAAAACTAGAATTTTTGGCATTGCCTTATTGCTACATATAGTCGCAGATGCTACCGACTGTTATTTAATGCAGTTAGAAGTTAAATGA
- a CDS encoding endonuclease/exonuclease/phosphatase family protein — MGIGSFFSKVIFGLNVLLGALLLLSCLVPYVSVETVPFIAFFSLTIPILVLSNLLFLLYYVFGRNKRAFFSFFILLISYLSLSSFFKLRFSNATDASADVTLMTFNVRSFNKNMNIKNDAVFEETLDLITTENPDVICFQEFNFRKQNDFVNYKYKYLEYKTNQGKVKLGFYSKYPIINQGLINFPESPNNAAFVDIVVKNDTVRIYNLHLESLRVVPDKDIIAQEESKKLYRRLTNSFKKQQQQAQIIKEHKEQSPYKVIVCGDFNGTQYSNVYKTIRGEMLDTFQEKGSGYGRTYNFKYYPVRIDFILLDNSFEVLSHKNYNVKLSDHFPVMTSFNF, encoded by the coding sequence GTGGGTATAGGTTCTTTTTTTAGTAAGGTAATTTTCGGTCTTAATGTGTTGCTTGGGGCACTGTTACTGCTGTCTTGTTTGGTGCCTTATGTTTCTGTAGAAACGGTTCCTTTTATTGCTTTTTTTAGCCTTACTATTCCTATTTTGGTTTTATCCAATTTATTGTTTCTATTATACTATGTATTTGGGAGAAACAAACGTGCCTTCTTTTCATTCTTTATTTTGTTGATTAGTTACCTCTCTCTAAGTTCCTTTTTTAAATTACGTTTTTCTAATGCTACTGATGCTTCGGCAGATGTAACGCTGATGACTTTTAATGTGCGCAGTTTTAATAAGAATATGAATATTAAAAATGATGCCGTTTTTGAGGAGACTTTAGATTTGATTACTACCGAGAATCCAGATGTAATTTGTTTTCAGGAATTTAATTTTCGAAAACAAAATGATTTTGTGAATTATAAGTATAAATATCTAGAGTATAAAACCAATCAGGGTAAAGTCAAATTGGGCTTTTATTCGAAGTATCCTATCATTAACCAGGGGTTAATTAATTTTCCCGAAAGTCCTAATAATGCTGCTTTCGTGGATATAGTGGTAAAAAATGATACTGTACGGATTTATAATCTTCATTTAGAATCTTTACGTGTGGTACCTGATAAAGATATCATAGCCCAGGAGGAGTCTAAGAAGCTTTACCGGAGGCTCACCAATTCATTTAAGAAGCAACAGCAACAAGCGCAAATAATAAAGGAACACAAAGAGCAATCGCCCTATAAAGTAATTGTGTGTGGTGATTTTAATGGGACGCAGTATTCTAATGTCTATAAAACAATTCGAGGAGAAATGTTAGATACTTTTCAAGAAAAGGGGTCTGGATACGGAAGAACCTATAACTTTAAATATTACCCTGTTCGGATTGATTTTATTCTTTTAGATAATAGCTTTGAAGTGTTATCACATAAAAATTATAACGTAAAGCTATCAGATCATTTTCCGGTAATGACCTCATTTAACTTCTAA
- a CDS encoding rhomboid family intramembrane serine protease codes for MAVNLRYQFTRLNIAEKLIVVNVALFIITRLVAVLFGTSVDALVHWFELPKDFGTFITQPWSIVTYAFFHGNLGHIFFNMIMLYFTGRIFMNLFGERKFINVYFLGAIFGGLLFMLSYNIFPALTGLNNSLIGASAAVMAVLIFVCTYTPNQEVRVIFFNIKLWHLGVTFIVIDLVFIGGNSNIGGRLSHLGGAFVGYLYASQLTKGRDIGAGFSKMLDSIQNLFTKEKKAPLKTVYRKPSSNLKTVAASDKEKHQRQIDIILDKISKSGYESLSKAEKDFLFKAGKE; via the coding sequence ATGGCAGTAAATCTAAGATATCAATTTACCCGATTAAATATAGCTGAAAAGCTTATTGTGGTCAATGTAGCCTTGTTTATTATAACAAGATTAGTGGCTGTGCTCTTTGGTACCAGCGTTGATGCCTTAGTGCATTGGTTTGAGCTTCCTAAAGATTTTGGAACATTTATCACGCAACCATGGTCTATTGTGACTTATGCTTTTTTTCATGGAAATTTAGGGCACATCTTTTTTAATATGATCATGCTCTATTTTACGGGTAGGATATTTATGAACCTGTTTGGCGAACGTAAATTTATCAATGTATATTTTTTGGGGGCTATTTTCGGCGGATTATTATTTATGTTGAGTTATAATATATTTCCGGCCTTAACAGGTTTAAATAATTCATTAATTGGTGCTTCTGCGGCAGTAATGGCGGTGCTGATTTTTGTATGCACCTATACACCTAATCAAGAAGTACGCGTGATTTTTTTTAATATTAAACTTTGGCATTTAGGGGTTACTTTTATAGTGATAGATTTAGTCTTTATTGGTGGAAACTCTAATATTGGCGGGCGTTTGTCTCATTTAGGGGGTGCTTTTGTAGGATATCTATACGCAAGCCAATTAACTAAGGGGCGCGATATAGGTGCGGGGTTTTCTAAAATGCTAGACAGTATTCAGAACCTATTTACTAAAGAAAAAAAAGCGCCTTTAAAAACGGTATATCGCAAGCCATCTTCTAATTTAAAAACAGTGGCAGCGTCCGATAAAGAAAAACACCAACGACAAATTGATATTATCTTAGACAAAATAAGTAAATCTGGGTACGAAAGTCTGTCTAAAGCAGAAAAAGACTTCTTATTTAAAGCAGGTAAAGAATAA